Sequence from the Caretta caretta isolate rCarCar2 chromosome 8, rCarCar1.hap1, whole genome shotgun sequence genome:
ATTACTGTATTACAGTATCACCCAAAACACACCAGGCATGGTACAGACTTATGGGGAAAGTCTCTGCCATTAAAATGGAATCTTACAAGGAAACTCTCCCATAAATTTGGGACTTGCCATGAGCTGAGTTGTATATGCCTATGGCTTTtagtgcaggaaaaaaaatccttctaaagcagtggttcccaaccagggGCCCAGGGCCCCCTGGGAGACTGTGAGCAGGTTTCATGGGGgttgccaagcagggccagcatgagactcactggggcccaggatagaaagctgaagccctgagccctgccagctgggactgaagctgaagccccaggcaactgccctgcttgccaccccctaaaaccggccctggcttttatatgcagaaaatcagttgtTGTGGCAtgggtgggccatggagtttttatagcatgttgggggggcctcagaaagaaaaaggttgagaaaccctgttcTAAAGCATCATCTAAACATTGGGAATCTGATCCCAACAATAAATGCTGTAATTAATGTGAACAACCAAAGTACACAAATTACTACAAAAACATAGTTCAGTTTTAAGGAAAGACTCCTAAAGTAAGTGGGATTTGccactgctgaaagcagtatcAGTCATATCAAAACTGGCAGTATACAACTCGTTCTTCATACACAGACTCCCAGCAGATGACACTGCTTAGCAGGGCCTAACAAAGTAACACAACCTTTCAAGAGTATATGGAGTGCTAGCAAAAGGAGCTTTGTTTATACCGTGTAATGTTTTTACTTGATTCCTACTAGGAATGAGTAGAACCTTCATGGGCAGGACATGTCTGTTTCCATTTTAATTACGTCTGTATCTTTTCTTAAAAATTGCTCATATCCTCCAGGTCCTGGAGAGCACAATGAAGCAATAAAAGAGCCCAAATGACCCTACTGCCATGTATGTGAAACAAAGGTGAAGGGTCTCCCAGCCAATATGATGGATGGAAACCCTTCTCCCTCTCAGAAATGTCCAATCCCATCCCCTTTAAGTCATGCTCACAAGGAACTTGATTGTCTCTCGTTAAATTAAGATAATTGACTTATCCTAGAGGACAAACAAGCAACAGCCCCTATACGAACAATGATGTATCTAAAATAGGAGGCCTTTTCTACCACCTATATTTGAGTGCTGGAGAAAAATGTGTAGTCAGACTAGGTAAAAAgatatgtacatatatattatTAAACCATATTTATGGCTCCAAAGTTAAGGCTGAGCTGGGCTTTCCTTTTAGAATGGAGTGTAACAATTTGTCTCTTAattaggaataataataaaaaaaaagtaggcCTAATATAAAATCACACACATCATGATAGGGGAGTGATGGAATTTTAGTGAAAGTTACACGGAGTTGTTTGGAAGTTCTAAGGTGTTTAAAATTGCTCCAttttgaatggggggggggagggagtccGACATTTCTTTGCTCCTGCTATCTCACAAATGGTTTCTTGGTGCCCAAATTTCCTATATAATTAAATGTCCTTGAAAATCTGTACACCcactcctttctcctcccacaaAGTGAAAGTAATAAGGCAGATCCTCAAAGGAAGTTATATACCTAAATTCCTTTAAGGGTCTGGGCCACTGGACCTTACATCAACTTGATCCCTTTCCCCCCAATTTAAATGGGGAACTGTCTTTACAACCCAGGAAGAATGTTCCACACACATGTGGTGGCATGGAAGAAGCACATATGGctgtgagagaaaaaaaaaaccaagtatGTTGAGGCTGGTAAAGATAATGGGATTAGAGTTGGTAAAACTGTTCCGGTGAAATGTTTTTCACCAAGAAATGCAGATTTGGGCTGACCAAGACTTACTGCAAATTCATGTTGAACTTTCTGAATTGTTTcactcaaaaatatattttttaaatatattttaaaaagttagaaatgttggattttgacattttcaaaatctttcaattaaaaatgacttttcattctgaaatttaaattttattttaatttaaaaaaaaacaccctcaaaTGAAAATGTTCAATTTGACCAGAAAATTTTTATAAAAATTTTTTGGTGTGCTGATAAATTTGAAAAAATTCATTAAGGGACAACCCGATATTAATTTTTTCATCACAaataactccattaaaatcaacagaatTACACCAGAGCAAGTGcgaggtgaatcaggcccaagtGCAGATAAGTAGGGAGACACATGGTTATGTATGAAATTGAGGATGAAGACAAGTATTGTGAACTTGATGTGGTGGAGAAGGGGAAGTGATTCAAAAGCCCTGGTCAGAATGACTGGCAAAGATAAGGATTTTAGCAGCTGTACTTTGTTTGGACTGGAGTGGTGCAATAGGGGTGTCAGACACCAGTGACAAGTGATGATTTAATGCACTGTATGAATTCACTTTAAAGGTACAATTGTCCTGCTTTCACGCATCTAATGTTGTTAATGTAAAATAGCTACCACTTGTCCAGAGTAGACATTTCTAAGTGAGCTGCTAGCCTGATAGAAACCTGTACACATCTCTGCTTAGGAAAGCAATGAAAATAAATCTGTGCAAAAAAAATTCACTGTGACTACCAGTGCCCAGCTCATGCTACTAGCCGAATATTTAGGACCCTTTTCCTATTTAGGAAGCACAAAGCTAATGCTAATCAGCTGCAGGGAGTCAGATGATCAGTAAGGTAATAACAAAGATAGGACTATTGGTAGGGTGTAAATATGAAACTAGAGTCTTCTTGTTCCCAGGTCAGACTACCAATCCCTTAAAATGCAGATGTATTTTAAAGGAATAGTCTAAacacaaaatattaaatatcgTAAAACCGGGCTATTAGGATACGACATAATCTGCTATCTTCCAGATTCTatataatattattttaaaatatagtattCTGctgcctctttttttaaaaaaagtctgtaGTTACTGTATATCCATGCAGTCTCTCATACCACTATGCAGGCAGACAGGCAGCCAACGGAGGGAGCACAGGTGAGCCCCTGCTCCCAGAACAGAGTTGTTGCTAAGGTGTGCTCAGGACAGGAAGGAAATGTAGAACAGCCATGGTGCTTTATGCTACACAAGAAGCAAAGCCAAATTTATAACTGTCAAGGAGAGAcgtgattctatgatactattacaaaaaacagattaaaaatattttgaaaacctcTAGCTACGTACTACTAGACTGTGCCCCCTTAAAATATAACACTGCTTCTGAAATCCTCACACCCAAGAGAGCTAGCGCCTAGCGGGCGAAAAAGGGAATGAATACTGAAGGTATTAAATCTTGAAAGAGCAATGGGAAAACTGTGACAGCAATTATAATGGCAGGGTGGCATGTAGGTTACAATGGGAAGGTTATTGTGAGATCTTGTAAAAGAATTACAGCTTTACATAATCAGAGCTGTTGTGCATTACCACAAAAGCCACACCAAAACACTGTGCTAATGAAGCAGTGCAGAGAGTGGCCAGATTGTATTTACTGGAGGGCTGTGGGTAGATTTTTGTCACAATTTACCTTAATAATATTCCTCAGTGGCATAGTCCCATGGGAGAACCGATGAACAAATATTGTTTCAATCAACCTTTTGATGTAGTGGAAAGAATGGCAGATACATGCCAAGCTAGAAATAGCAAGACAAAAGCATTTAAGAATGCTACAGAAACAAGTGTGGCAAGAAATTTGGAATAAAAATAGGATGCttacaaaaatattgcttgaggCTCATAACAGAACTTACTTAACCACTGGATGTGGGCTTGATGTAATCTTGTCATCCAGCCCATAGACAAAAGGCATGcggaaataaaacagaaaatagatgAACAATGGACCTGCATATTCTGTCAAAAATACCTGccccaaaaaaaaagagagagagagagagagagagagaataattagACAGAGCGGATCAGTGGCAGTGCTTTGTTTTCGTTTTGTGATTAGTAAATTCCTCCACCAATCCAGAATGGAGGtgtgtttttgtgggtttttttggcatgACAACATTTGGAATTATAGACTGAGATTGTTAGAAATGCATACATATAATGTGCACTTGCATTTGCAGTAATGGCATCCAACTTAAGTATTTACATGCACAGGTGACAAGTTATTTGCAATTAACATGGGAGCACATACAGTTGTGATAAATGTGCATgcaaattatatttatataatgttAGCCTTTATTTTTCATCTTGGTATCCTATAAAACTACTTTTTGACTGTAGGTTAAAAAGAATGCTGGTAAAGAATTTCTccaaaaaaaaggtggggggcaAGAAACTAGTTTCTAATGAgtcaattttgtttaaaatagaaataCTTCATACGAGCATCACTTTAACTTGACCTCAATTTTTATAATTACTTTTGCTTCCATAACTAATTAAAGTAGGTTCATGTCTGAATTATGGAGAAATAAGGGAAATGTATTGaacttatgtaacaaaaaatcacCACTTTTTTCTGATATAGTTAGAGCTACTCATATGTCCAGAAAATTTGTTGAGGTATTGGTGATATTATATGATGTAATTGCATCAGCAGTCTTCCTGGCAAAAGTTAAATTGACTGTAGATGGGaagacattttttctttaaacttgCTAAAGCTAAAGTTTGTCTTAGGTTATGTCTGAATAAGATGAATGAGGGCAGGGTGAGGGAGGGTCTAGATGTTTCACAGGACAATCATGTGGTAGGGTCTATGCTTTAATTTACATTATCATGTTTTGATATGCTGTGGTATTTCACTGTACATCGATATGAAAGCATCTTGATCTGATAACCTCATATTGTAATTATTTGTTCTGATCATCTTACTGCATTTAGGATTACTTTGTAGTCATCTTTTTCTAACATAGGCTCCAGTGTGATAATCTGAAGATTTATACTCAATGAAAAGTGATTATTTAAAATTATAGGGGGGGTTTATTACTTTTGTCTTTGCTATTTGTCATTAATAAGATTATATTAATTATGTTAactaaaaatatgttttcaaaTTGCTGTCTAACTTTACCTTCATGCTGTgacatttaaattaaaactaaAGGACAATATGTGTGTTGTGGAATCACAGAAGGCTTTGTGCAGGGACAGTTTTCCACCTCATTTCAGAGCCACCATTTATTTTACCACCTAGTTAATGCTACAGCCTAATGCTGCCACAATGGAACTTTTCTCTGAATTAGGAGGGCAGAAAACGTTTGATGTTTTCAATTTCTGTTAATGTTAAGCTgaatgaataactgatttttcagtttggtggctgaactgaaaaaatgTTCGGGTAGTTTCAAACCAGAAATGATTTTTTGTGATGTTCTTTCTTGACGAAatgaaaaactaaaaagaaaaaaaaattgtttgggtcaaatgaaaGAGTGTGAAGGTCTATTTGAAGCGACACTtggtttctaaatgaaatgttgatTCAAAACACAGTGTTGAAATGGTTCCTTTTGATAGTTTCAAAGCAAACTTCGagtttcaaaatgtttgttttcagtgtTTATTCAGCCAAAACTATTCACCAAAATGAAACTGAATTCATGCTGCCACTGAAATGACCAGCTGTCATTAGTGTCCCAGGACCTGAACTGTAAacatgcatgtgagtaactttactctcatgagtagacccattgaagtcaatgaaattgacTGACATGAGTAAAGTCACTCatatgtctttgcaggattgatTGCCAGGACAACAGGATGAGCCTGATCTCGGACAGCCCAAGGAACAGAAGTTACATAGTCACTTAGTTCCTGGGTGCCAGGCTACCATGTTGCAAGGTGATCACTGCTGCTTTTCCATAGGGTGCATTGTCAGGATTTCATGATGTACTTTTTTTGGGTTCTCTAGTTAAATGCTTCTTAAGATTAGAGTCACTGAATATGAAGCTCCACTGTCTACATCTGCTGTCAGACCAGGCAGCGCATGGACATTCTAAATAAATGCAGAGAGAAAGTGATGCAAGAATTAATTAAGGAGAAGCATTAATTAAAATGTCTCAGGCTTGCAGCATAGCTCACCATAGTCCATCCTATTTGTGGCCCTAAATCTTTAAAATATAGTGTAGCGGTTGTGCCAACTGGGAGATGCTGCAGGATTTCCTCATCTCTCAAGGATTTTCCTTCTGAGAAGAAGAAGTAGTTATACACATCACAGTGAAATTAAAGTAAACTCTGGTACCATATTAACCCTAAAGAAACCCTTTAGTCTGTTTAGACCAATCTGTGGGATTCTTTGGCCTGACACATGCTTCTACCAGAGTCTTAGGTAAGAGGGTGCCATTTGATAAAACAAATGCAGTGTGCTTCTGTTTCCTTATATTTGCATACAAAACAATAGGAAAAAATATAGGAGTGAATTTGCTATGCACCCACGGAAGACCACTGAAACCAACACACCATCAATTGAATCCTCATCCCCTGCTTTGCAGTAGCATATTCCATTACAGAAAACGGGTAGACACTACTGGGGGTGTGTAACTGCTCTCTCTGTAGGGAGAGAGAATTTACATAGATCATGGACCCACTAACCAGTCCCCTTCTCATTCCTCATCCATGCAAGAGGTTGAAGAGTGCCCCTATGTAATCTCTTTGTGGCCTTCCACTTCAGTCCAATGGATATGTGGTTGTTCCACAGGGTTTTGGTCCTAGGCAGGAGGTATGGAGCAGACCAGGATCTCCCCCTCTCTGCATAGTAGAATGCAATTTATATTCAACTCTTTTTCAAGCTCTTTTGTTTAACTGACATCTTTACATTTCGGACGTTTGACCTATGAGACACATGCCTGCTTTGGGCTGGTGGCAAGTGCCTGCATTTAGGGGAATCCCGATAGTTCCAGTTGTTTCCCAGTGACCGCTTTCCCAGCATAAGCCACTGGATGGGGCCTGATAAcgtaaggaaaggaaggaaacaaaGCCGCTCAAGCACGTATTTTCCCAGGGACTGATCCCAACACAGTGCGTTAATCTTTACTAGCATAATCATTTAAAGGGATTGTGTAAACAACTGTATGCTTAGTAGCAGGGGGGAAAAGGTGCTACATTGTATTTGAATAACTATGGAGAATTAACATTTTTTCTCCAGTTATGCTTTCCCTTGTGCACCAATGCCATGCGACAAGAGTTTTCTACCagaaatacctgtgactaaattaACTGAATCAGCCATTTGGCACCAGCTAAGTCTGTAGATCCTATATTCCCATTAATTCATTTTGCATTATCTTATCACATGAGAAAACTGTAATGTCCACCTGCGATAAAACGAAATTAATGTGAATTAACAACACTAGCACATAACCCTTCAGACTTTTCACAGACGAGCACCACTTTGGGGTCCATCTCATTGCAGTTAGGTGCAGGTAATATATAGATTATATGCTGCTTCCATTGAAGGACAAGTGCTCAACAgttgaaaacaaattaaaacaatgtGCAAATTCCCAAGTTAACTAAACAGTGGGTACTGCCACCAGACCCATCTGTGGGACTCTGAGCAATAAATGTTCAAAGAATTCAGCTTGTGTGGGCTCCTTTTTGTAAAGTCCTTCATAATGTTAACTagttcagcaaaactcccacttatAGCAGATAATACCAGCAGAGAGGGCAAGATGTGGCACCCCTCTATGCAAGCACTATGTTCATAGCCTTATTACTCTAGGCTCAACTGGTACTTACTGGGATCAAGTCTTATTGACTGCCTTGCTGGATACCACTTGGGATCTGCAAGACAAattagaaaacataaaattatccaCAGTATTTGCTTTTGGATTATCCACTGTTGTAATGACTGCAACTGAATGAGAGAAGAAGTTTTTGGTTGGAGatttttatgacttcttgttttattgtttgttattaaaaaaaacaacaacaagttaCAGATCAAAGCACAGATCTGCATGAATTAGGAGATGACAgctaatgaaaaattattttaaatgtcagcTACATTAGTGTTCAGTTGCTGATTATTtgcattagtgtgtgtgtgtgtgtgtgtcacatgctCCATCAAACTATATAATTTTATCTTAAATATTTATGTACTGGATATTCGGATGTGATTTGTACCGTTAGTatgtttctttgaaaatattatacttacatgaTTTATGGAACATCAATCTGATATCACTAATCGTGGCACATGGTTCCACCTAGGCAACAAAAAATACTGTTCATTTGTATTGGAAGATGATCAGTAGGTACAAAAAAATGTGCAGGtggaaatgtgatttttcaaGTTGACAGCATTCCTTTAACTTTCCGAAACATGGCCAAAAAATTCTATTTCTAGTATGGACAGCTCAAGCCACTCGTAATAGGAAAAGGGAGCATTTAATCTCTAGCTCATGTTGCAAATCCATCCACGTTAATAATGACCAAAGTTATTACAACATGACGATAGTTTTGCGGCTTATGTGAAATCTCTCTAGGGTCACTTCACAACTGGTACTAAACTGGCACCCTTGTAGACCCCCTCAGCTGAGAGGTTGAATATGAATGAAGTTGGAAGTGCTCCCTGCGCTCTGGTCCTTCCAGAAGGGGGTTGAGGGATTTTGTAAGGCGACGTGGGCAAGTTTGCTCTGCCGCTGCCTAGGCTGTTGTCTCCAGTGGAGGAGGAAGGGTTTTCCATCTCCTTTCACAAGCACTCCATTTACTTACAGAAAATTAAAAACTTTCACCTGCCATTTTAACAATATTATCATTTACCTTATCCAGAAAGCACAGCTGTTGCTTTGTCTTCCAATCAAGGATTTCCACCTGATAGAGAACAAAATGACAACTCTGTTTGCTGACTGATTAATCTCGCAGCTCTTGGGGCATTCTTTAGAAATATGATCATTGCTAAGGATGAAGTACCACCTTCTTCCAATCGTCTGACTGTGCTAATATAACTATTTCTGATATAACCAAGAGGCAGCTTTGATCAGGACCAACTGCAGGTCTTTAAATCTCTAAGTGCAGTTGTACTCTGGAGCAAGAGCACTTCCTACCAAACAGATCTTCTCCCTGTGTGTAGTCAGAGCCACAAGTGCTTACTGTGTTGACCAAAATAggattttgccttttaaaaaaaaacaaacaaaacacttgtTAGTAAAATAGAGACAACATAGCTATGGGATAGCAAGCTAGATTTCCATCAAGtttcacaggtgtaactgagggaagaatttgtccTGCCAAATCTTTTACTGTTGCAAAAGTCAGACACAGCTTGGCACAGACAGAAAAGTCATAATTTTTACTTGTAAATAGAGCACATTGACCTATAAGTCACTGAGCAATAATAAACATACAATTCCCCAATGCCACAGAGTCACTTTCAGAGTAAAACTACACTTTTGGTCAAAAGAAACATACCTATTATTATAGAACTTATTTACTTATGTACACTTGGaattgtttaactaaaataaGCTAACATGTCTAACAGAAACCAACAAAGATCTTGCGCTGTAATATATCTCTTCAGGTACAAATACAGATGTACTATTGCTTACCTGGGCAACATCAAAGAATTTAAATATCACCATTTATTTCGTTTAATTCTGATGTTAAACATATACCTGACTTCTTTAATCTCTGATAAGTTAGCTTGCTGATGTCCTCTTAGTGTCTCTGATTTCTTAGACACTTCTTTGCTGTTCATTGAATGCTATTGTAAAACATTCATCTTTAAAATTCCACATGTGACGCACCCAACATTaatatctgtttattttaatgGTGTCATGTCAGTGCTGAAAATAACTTAAGGCCCAAACTTCTATGGTAGTCTCCATGGAGTAATTGCAGGTGAATAGTCCTGTGAGCAGAACCTTCAAGTGAATAAAGATTTGTAGGATCAGACGTCGAAGTTAAGTTTACTCATTGTATCACATGCAATTTCAGCACATTTTGTCCTGATGGAAAAATGCTATAAAACTGACAGATGTTAAACCACCAGGGTTCTACAAAAGTTAGTTTAAACCACATATATCATTTATCAGAGAATGTCGTCCTTTCTGCATCATTTTTAACCACGCCATAACACTTATCAGAAAATTAGATCCATGATGTAAAATTCAGTGGCTTGGTTTAAAACATTCTATAGAAAATAGAGAATTCTCTGATAAATTCTAAAGCATAAAAATAAAGCGTAGAACCCATGAACCCCTAGGCAGCTGTGACAATGCTATACAGGCATACTCTTGCTTCTGGGTAGTTATTAATCCAGGTGATCCCATCATGAAAAGTATATGTCTATTCCCCATTGTCTACCAGCCCCATGTGAGGGAATGTGTATGGAAAGGGGGATAGGAAAAGAGAATACTTtaaacagtgtttcccaaataaTGGGCCCCGACTCACCAGTGGGTTGTGAGAAGGTGCTAGATGGGTTGCCATGTCCAGGGCCGTACTAACCCATCCCTGGGCTAGGCAAACCTGGTGCCCTGGGGGTAGTTGGAAGGTGAATCTGCCCCACACTCACCTTGCAGCAGTGACTCCCGTCCCGCGAggctgggcttggctccctgctccagggatTGCAACCTGGCACAGGGGTTTCAGTGagtggcagctgggccaaacaGGTCCCAACACCAGGAGCAGAGTGTTTGGAAAAGACTGCAagtttaggaaaaaaataaaataaaagaggaGCAGTCTCCAGGGATTTCAAAGCCCCGTCTCATTAGAGCAGCCTTCTCAGTTTGTTCTCATTGACCCACTTTGTAATGGAACTCCTCTCTCATATCAAATGACTGGAACTTTGTCATTACTTAGTATTGGagggttttaaaataaacatctaaTTTTAATTGTTTGGTATTAACTAACCAAGAGAGGAGATTAATATCAGACCCTCAATATGATACTAACTAAACATAGTCAATACCTTTATAATAGGAGTGTTTTGAAGTGATGAGATAGCTTATTTAATGTTTTGTATATGCCTGCTCTCTTCACTTGCCCTAAACAATCCTCTTTTTCTACCTGTGCAcaatgagctgccaaaatctgaagaaccggttccttcagtatAAGTTTGAAATATAGACCAGGCTTTAAATCCCTCCCAAGACTGTAATTAAGAATGACTAATGTTTTTTACAGGGGCTTGCTCTGCAGTATTAGAGAGAGAACCTTTAAACAATATTTCTAAGGGCTATTTTCCAGTCACTTGAGGCTCCAAAGTTACATTCTATACAGAAGCTATAACTAATGGGAATATTTGTGGGAAAGGTATATATTTCTTTCAATGAAATAAGTTATTGGGTTGACTGTAAATACTCCCTGCCGTGTCTGCATCCCAAACTTTGCAGCATTGTGTTTGTGCATGGGGAACAGAAACTGAAACTACCAACAAAAAGGAAACTGCTCGGTTTCACTGTCCAAGCTGAGTTTTGTTAATAAAACAGGTATGTACATTCATTTTTTGGGATATACAGTTTTTAATCATTGTGTCCCTTTAATTAGAgactttatattttgtttttgacaTACTTGGGCATTTAATACAGCTCTCAACTGTATCAACTGATCTTCAAAAATGATGTGATAAGCATTCTGAAAATACTCAAAGACACAATGATCATGCCATCACATCCTAGAAATTATACTTGTTGACATTTTTATTTGGAATAGCCTCACCAAATTTCAGTTTATCCTGCTGGGTACTAACACAAGCAAATACggtattgattttttaaaatcactcagttggttttcgttttgttttttaaaaaaagcttatttTATAGTCTAGGAAAAATTATCCCTGAATAAGAGCAACACAAAATAAATTAATCCTGCCTGTTTATTAAACTGCTTACATAGGTGAGGCTCCTTAGATTTAGCTAGGGCcatgacatgatttgttcttaggttcaatcacttaattttttttatcctcAGTTATCAAATTTCTCTCTCTAAACAGTTCCTTTATTTCAGTTGAGGTAAGTATATCCCCCTTCCCTTGAGATTTCTCGGTCATACTAAGCTATTTGTGAGAAAAGCAGGTGAAGCTGCACTCgggacctgattctgatttcagacTGATGTGAATCAggaacaactccactgaagtcagtagagtttgTCTTGCAGCAGTCTGTGAGAGAGGAAAACCAAGATCTTTTAGTCTATTCTGCTTCTATCACTCATTCCTAAAGTACATAATGGAAAAAACAGATTGCAACATCAGGGCCAACTTCTGCCACCTTCCTCATGCAGAGTAATAACTTACTCTGTGAGTAGTCATATTGCAGGAAATCACCCCACTGAAGTCGATGCATAactactgttgacttcagtgggaccaagatttcatTCCTTGACGTCACTGGGAATGAATCAAACTGTCAGTGTTTAACAGGACAATATAGGAAAGGTCCGGAGCCCATAATACCTTGGTGATCCTTTTGTCATGTATTTGTACAGATAAGTCTTCTTTGACTTAAGGCCACAAGTTTCTGTCTGAGAATGAATGTCCAGCGTAGGAGGAGACTCCAAACTCCAAGATGTAGTTCTCACTGAGAAGGGTGGAGTGGGGTAGAAGGATTTGCTCCCTTGTGGAAATGGGAAGGAGTTTAGCCCACAAGACACAAAAATACCTCGATATGTACCAGAGGCCTTATGTCTCCACAGTGGATCCTAGCCCTCACTAATGCCTTGACAGCACAATTCCAGTGCAGCTATTCTGCCTCCTTAAAAATAGCCCTCATGGGGCTTTCAGAAAGTGAAGAGGGGCGCCACAAAAGCTAATGCTGACTCAGTGGGTATTTACTTGCACTGGCAAAGTAGCCCTGTGGTACCTACTTCCCAGTCATGCTGAAAAGTTCCAGCATGCACTGGACTTCACTGTCTCCACTGATCACATTGGCATGTCTGCGTATGAGAGTAGGGTAAGCCTGCTTTTATTCAATACTAAGGATATCTCCAGTATTTtcaatattgtttcatattccaTAACATACACACGACAGAATAAACACTGAATGAGGGTTTTGACATGTGGTGATCACATTCTGTACATACCCAACAACATTCAGGCAGAGAAGTAGGGTCGGCCTTAGGGGTGGGCCACCTGGGCGACTGCCCAGGGGCACCATGGTGAAGGGGTGAGCTGTCCAGAGGTGTGCACTGCCAGTGTAGAGTCAGAAACTGCTCCCAGCTGgtcgggggtggaggggaaatccAGATTTCTACCTGCTTCCTCCTGGGGGAGGAACATGGGTGGGAGTGGTGACACACAGacactgctcctccccccccccacattcctccatgcccccccaaggggctgtgGTGTGGGAGGATCAAGGAACACCACCAAGCACTccatgcatccaggtcactttccccacctagTCTGTGCTGTGAGGCGAGCACCAGGAGTTGCTGCTCTCTCCCCATCTGGGCTGCGTAAGGGGAGAGCAAAGTGACCTGGAGGAGGGGAGCTCTGACTTCACTCCCCCAACCCCAAGGGTGCACAGAGCAGCAACGTTCAAAGGGGGAAAGTAGGCAGCAATGCCATCTCCTCTATTCA
This genomic interval carries:
- the LOC125641778 gene encoding very-long-chain enoyl-CoA reductase isoform X2 translates to MGSRVTFFEVEILDWKTKQQLCFLDKVEPCATISDIRLMFHKSYPKWYPARQSIRLDPKGKSLRDEEILQHLPVGTTATLYFKDLGPQIGWTMVFLTEYAGPLFIYFLFYFRMPFVYGLDDKITSSPHPVVNLACICHSFHYIKRLIETIFVHRFSHGTMPLRNIIKNCFYYWGFAAWLAYYINHPLYTPPSYGQKQINFAVIMFLICEAGNFSIHVALSDLRRDGSKIRKIPYPTKNPFTWLFFFVSCPNYTYEVGAWISFTIMTQCVPDDSLGKG
- the LOC125641778 gene encoding very-long-chain enoyl-CoA reductase isoform X1, whose product is MGSRVTFFEVEILDWKTKQQLCFLDKVEPCATISDIRLMFHKSYPKWYPARQSIRLDPKGKSLRDEEILQHLPVGTTATLYFKDLGPQIGWTMVFLTEYAGPLFIYFLFYFRMPFVYGLDDKITSSPHPVVNLACICHSFHYIKRLIETIFVHRFSHGTMPLRNIIKNCFYYWGFAAWLAYYINHPLYTPPSYGQKQINFAVIMFLICEAGNFSIHVALSDLRRDGSKIRKIPYPTKNPFTWLFFFVSCPNYTYEVGAWISFTIMTQCVPVGLFTFLCFIQMTVWAKDKHYTYVREFKDYPSLRMPIIPFFL